One region of Quercus lobata isolate SW786 chromosome 2, ValleyOak3.0 Primary Assembly, whole genome shotgun sequence genomic DNA includes:
- the LOC115974005 gene encoding LOW QUALITY PROTEIN: rust resistance kinase Lr10 (The sequence of the model RefSeq protein was modified relative to this genomic sequence to represent the inferred CDS: deleted 1 base in 1 codon; substituted 2 bases at 2 genomic stop codons), producing MDKFLNDMEKEKPIKFTSVQLRIAKNNFAYLLGSGGFGSVYKGIFGNGDIVAVKLLNGNSDKRIEDQFKAEVSTIGRVHHFNLVRLYGFCFEKDLRALVYEYMVNGSLDKYLFQENKILGFEKLHEIAVGTARGIAXLHEECQQRIIHYDIKPGNILLNANFFPKVADFGLAKLSNRENTHITMTRSRGTPGYAAPEMWMPLNMPYPVTQRCDVYSFGMHLFEIVEKRKNLDDSLPESQEWFPRWVWKKFECGELGELSIVCGIEEKYREKAXKLMKVASWCVQYRPESRNAPTHPTQIDTTFYSEYSSQVSFECDTPVMRKYEIEIAST from the exons ATGGATAAATTTCTCAATGATATGGAAAAAGAGAAGCCAATCAAATTTACCTCTGTGCAGCTCAGGATTGCAAAAAACAACTTCGCTTATTTGTTGGGTTCAGGAGGTTTTGGATCAGTCTATAAGGGTATCTTTGGTAATGGAGACATAGTGGCAGTGAAGCTTCTAAATGGGAATTCTGATAAGAGAATTGAGGATCAGTTCAAGGCAGAAGTGAGTACAATTGGAAGAGTTCATCACTTTAATCTCGTACGTCTATATGGTTTCTGTTTTGAGAAGGACCTGAGAGCACTGGTTTATGAGTACATGGTAAATGGCTCGCTTGACAAGTACTTATTTCAAGAAAACAAGATCTTAGGATTTGAAAAGCTTCACGAGATTGCTGTTGGGACAGCCAGAGGGATTGCTTAGTTGCATGAAGAATGTCAACAGCGAATAATCCATTACGATATTAAACCAGGAAATATTCTATTGAATGCAAACTTCTTCCCTAAGGTAGCTGATTTCGGTTTGGCCAAGCTATCTAACAGGGAAAATACACATATCACCATGACAAGATCAAGAGGAACACCTGGTTATGCTGCACCAGAAATGTGGATGCCACTCAAT ATGCCATATCCTGTTACCCAAAGGTGTGATGTTTACAGCTTTGGGATGCACTTATTTGAAATCGTAGAGAAGAGAAAGAACCTCGATGATAGTCTTCCAGAAAGCCAAGAGTGGTTCCCAAGGTGGGTTTGGAAAAAGTTCGAATGTGGAGAACTGGGAGAGTTGAGCATAGTTTGTGGGATAGAGGAGAAATATAGAGAGAAAGCATAGAAATTGATGAAGGTAGCTTCCTGGTGTGTTCAGTATAGGCCTGAATCAAGAAATGCACCTACCCATCCAACACAAATTGATACCACTTTTTATTCAGAATATTCCTCTCAAGTGAGCTTTGAATGTGATACTCCCGTGATGAGGAAATATGAGATTGAAATAGCCTCTACTTAG